The window CTGCACGGTGCCGTTCAAGCCGAACCAATCGTGTTGCGATTCGATTTGCACTCGCAGCGCGCTGGCCTGCAGCGTGGCGCTCACTTTCCGCTCGGCGCCGGCGGGCCATTGCACCACCAGATCTTCGCGCGGCCGATCGGCGAGCAGCGCGAGCAGATCTAGCGCGTCATCATGTGAGGGGAGTTGCCATTGCCACGGCCTCGGTGAAACGTGCATGCCAAGCCGCAAACTTTCGACGCATTCTGCCGCTCGCCGGCGTTCTTCCGGCAGCTTTCGTTCGAAGCAAAACTGCTTACCTTCTTTGAGTTGCGTTAGCGCAGCGGGCCCTTCGCCGGGGAAGTACGCCTGCCGTTCGGCCACGGGAATCACGACCATCTCGGCCAGCACTCCACCTTGGTGCGGTGTGAGGCGCAGGACCAGTCGATCATCGGCGGCTTCGGTTCCACCGACGTAACCCGCCGGCAAGGTGACGGGCATGCGGTTCTGCAGCAGCGTCAGCCGCGCAAGCAACTGCGATTGGCCTTCTGCCGGAATCGCCTGCGGAACCATGGCTAGCCGTGCCGCCAACGTCACCGCTTTCGTATCGCCGGCGCCGAGCACAATGCGATTGGCGTCGCGGTCGATCCACATGGGCTTTTCAAAGTTCTGGCCTTCCTTGCCCCAAACTGCATCGCCGGCGGGTGTCGCGCCGTTGATCGATGGAATGATCTTCCAGCCCCCCTCGACTTCTTGCACGGCCAAGCCGAAGTCGCCGCGGACAATTTCCACGACTTGCTGCGGCGCATCCGACCACGTAAGCAGCGGATGGCCCATCAGCGCTTCGAGCAAGTCGTAAGGCTTGATGGTCGGGCCGCTGTAATAACTGTAGGCCGATCGCCGCGAGGTATAGAGCTGTGAATAAAAATTTGCCACCTGCCGATCAGCGGCTTGCGACCACGCTTCTTCCATCTGGGCAAAATCTTCGAGCCGGATCCGCCGTCCTTTGGTCCAGTTGCCACCCTTGCCGACGCGCTGCTCATAGGGATCGATCGACAGTTGCGGGCCGTAGTTGAGCGACTTGCTGAATTCCACCCGCCAGGCGATTCGCGTATCGGGCTCGCTGGCGGTCTCCACCGTCTGCTGCACCGCGAGATAATCATCAACCAGCAACAGAGCGTTCTTCCAAGCTTCTTTGGGATTGGGAACAGCCCCCAGTCCATAAAGCTTCTTTCGCAGCGGACTATTGACCTCTTTCAAAGTGCGCGAGAGTTCGCGAATGGCGGCCAGCGAGTGTACGCAGGCCTGGTGGCGACGATGCTGTTGGCAGGTTCCACCCAGGCGATCGATGCGGGCCGGCACCAGATCGTCGTCGATGTTTTCGCTCGTGAAATAGATCGCAATCCGGCAGGTGTGGCCACCAGCGCTGCAGCTGAGCAGGCCCCAATTTTCATTGAAATGAAAGGGAGTTAGCAGAACACCCGCGGTCGGGCCAAACACGCCGGACTCGGCATGCTCAATTTCCAAGTCGCGCAGATCCTCCAGCATTTCGGCCAGCAACATTTCGCGGCTGACTATGCTCTCCGGACTCGGCGAACTCGAATTGCTAGGCCGGAATCCATCTCTGTACGAACCCATGCGCACTCCTCAGCAGGCAGACGCCTCCGCGCGTCCGCAATCGACATTTCGGGGACCTCAGTTTATCCCCAATACGCCTGCTGGCCCATGCTGCATCGACAGCTTTTCAACCGCTGTGGGCAGTGTGAAACCGCCGTTACAGAATGCGCATATCGGGCAGCTTGCCCTCGACGCCGTAATACAGATAGGGGCGGTTGCGCGGCGGCGAGATCTTCAGGCTCGGGCTTTTGTAATTGAAGATCGCTTCGCGAAAACTGAAATCCCCTTCGACGCCCCAGATGAAGAGCTTGTCGCCGTCGCGCGAGATCTCGAGCTTCGTCGTGGATACCGTGGCGATGATCTTGTAATCAAGGCGCGATTCGAGTTCAAACGCTGCCCGCTTGCCGTCGAGGAAATCTTGCATGGCATCTGCCGGAGCAGCGACTCGCACGGCATTGAACTCTCCCTGCAGTTCAATGTCGTAGCCTTCGAGCTTTCCCGTCGCGTCTTTCCGCTCGTGAAAACGGAGCCCCGATAAAACAACAGGCAGTCCGGGATTCTCGTTCGACTCGGGCATCAGCTTCGATTTGCCGCGAAACGACTCCAGCCGACCGATCGGGCCGGTGGCGTCCTTGTCCTCGTTCGTCTTGCCGCCAGGAAACATCACGATCAGCGGCGGCAATTTCTCGCCCGGTTTGAGCGTGGCGTTCTTGATGTTGTCGGGATCGACAATCTTGTACGACAACGGAAACGTCTGCGCCCCGGCTACCGCGGCCTTCCTGGCAACCTGCTGCCCCTCAACTTCGCCGCAGCCCATGGCCCCGAATGTGAACAGGGCCAGCGCGAGACAAACTTTGCGGATTGGGAAATTCTGAGCAGCCATGGGCGGACCCCCGGATTGTGGGATGCGAGTGAGTTCATATTTTTGCCCACCAAGGTGAAATTCGCAACGCCAGTGTGGGACCGGCTGGTCCGTTGTAACGCTGACTTGGAGCCTGGGGTCAGGGATCAGGGGGATTCGTGAACAGTTCTCGATTCATCAAGTTTGCGTCAGTTCAGCAAACCACGCGAATCCTTAACCGATTTCCATCCATACACTTGTGCGCACTCCGCAGAACAACTCTGCACCGTAAAGTCACTGTTCACCTCCAAAACTGAACAGCCGTCAAACAGGGGGCGAGGAGCCGATTTGAATTGGATGCTTATCCGATTCGCCACCGTAGTAGTTTTGAGTCCGTGAGGTGGAATATATAACGGGTTATCAAATTTGCTGCGATTCTGGCAATGTCCTGGTAATTAACGACTTGCGGCAAAATCGCACGGTTATATCGGGCCCGGGCTATAACCTTTTTATAACCAGCGCCGATCCTTCGAACACAAATCGATCACTTCCCCGGCGGCGCTCCATTCGACATCCGTCGGCCACTCTAAGCGCGCACCGGTAGCGCCGCGACGACTGTCATTTTCAAAAACATCAACCGAATTGAGAAAGATCATTTGCTAATTAAATGCAAATGTGGTGACAACTTAGGTCAAAGGCGCATTCAAGTTGTTACCGTTCACGCCAGTGACGCTGTAAGCGGCCTTTTCTCTCTCCCCTCTCCCCGAAGCGGGGCGAGGGGAGCAGGACAGGATGCTGCCTGCCGAGCGCTCACGATGCATGCATTGCCTTGGCAGCTAGCGGCGGCGGGCGTTTCCATTCACTCTGGCCGAAGTTGGGCGATCATGTTATTCACGGCTGATATGCGATCACAGGTTTTCCTAAACCTCAACTGCTGGCATCGGATCTGCGCAAGCTGGCTGCAATTTTTCGTCTTCGGCTGCGCACTAGCGTTCTCGACGTCAGCTATCTCCAAGGCAGAGGACTCCAGTTCCTTGGCGGCCTCCGCTACGTTCATGTTTCGAGAGGGGCAGTTGGTTGACCAGGTTGCACCGGCGCAGATGCCTTTCTTCGAAGAGGTTCCCGTCAGGCTACCCGCTCCGTCCGATGCGAATCCGCCGGAGCAGAACACATCTTGCATCGTCCCATTTAACGGACACTTAACGCCTAATCCAACGGCCGCCATCAGTAACGCCACGGCGGCACTTCCCCAATATTTGCCGGAGGGCATGCTGCCAGCCATCACGGGCCCCACGGGTGAGAATCATCGTGCGTATGCCATTGGCAAGCCGCTGGAAGGAACCAGCTGGCTCGCGGCGCCGTATAGCGCAGGCTTCTTCGTCGGCGGCATTGGCGGGGCGATGCTGGTCGACAACCAGCTCGAGCAGTCGATCGGCGGGACTTTTGGTTTGCGGTTCGGTGTCGACTACGACCATCGCTGGGGACTGGAAAAACGCTTTGGTTTCGCCGAGATGGGTGTGTTCGATGTGCTGGAGCACCAGCGACAAATCGTCAACCTCGAAATGGGCGACATCGATCTGCTCTTTTATCCTTGGGGCGACACGAGGTGGCGACCCTACATGTCAGGTGGCGCAGGACTGTCACACTTCAACTACGAAAGCGACTCGGGTCGCCGCATCGACCGGCTCCTGTTCGGGCTACCATTTGGCATGGGTGTTAAATACTTTTGGAGCGAGGGAATCTCCATTCGTGCCGAGCTAATCGACAACCTCATGTTGGGTGCCCACGAGCTGAGCACGATGAACAACATCAGCGTCGCAGCGGGAATTGAGTTTCGCTACAGCGGACTGCATCTAGGACGCGCCAAGGGTTAACGCGATGATCGCATCGCAGCGTGGTCAAGCCAAGAGTTCCGGCTAGC is drawn from Anatilimnocola floriformis and contains these coding sequences:
- a CDS encoding porin family protein, which gives rise to MHALPWQLAAAGVSIHSGRSWAIMLFTADMRSQVFLNLNCWHRICASWLQFFVFGCALAFSTSAISKAEDSSSLAASATFMFREGQLVDQVAPAQMPFFEEVPVRLPAPSDANPPEQNTSCIVPFNGHLTPNPTAAISNATAALPQYLPEGMLPAITGPTGENHRAYAIGKPLEGTSWLAAPYSAGFFVGGIGGAMLVDNQLEQSIGGTFGLRFGVDYDHRWGLEKRFGFAEMGVFDVLEHQRQIVNLEMGDIDLLFYPWGDTRWRPYMSGGAGLSHFNYESDSGRRIDRLLFGLPFGMGVKYFWSEGISIRAELIDNLMLGAHELSTMNNISVAAGIEFRYSGLHLGRAKG